The DNA segment TGATCCGCCGGGTCTCACGGCCCCTCACCGCTGTGCGGGAGGGTGTGCCGGGGTGTCCTGAGCGACCTTTCCAGTCTAGTGAGAGCCGCCCTCCGCACTCGGAGCGTTTCCTCCGTTCAACCAGGAGACACTCAGCGTTCGCGCGCCCGACGGCCCGTCGGCTCGCGCGGGGCTCAGAGGTCCTGGAGCTCGGCGGGGAGATTCGCGTCGGTGCCGGGGATGTCGAGGTCGGTGGCGCGCTTGTCGGCCATCGCGAGCAGGCGGCGGATGCGGCCGGCGACCGCGTCCTTCGTCATCGGCGGGTCGGCGTGGTGGCCGAGCTCGTCGAGGCTGGCGTCGCGGTGGGCGAGCCGGAGCCGGCCGGCGTAGCGGAGGTGCTCGGGGATGTCCTCGCCGAGGATCTCCATCGCGCGCTCGACGCGGGAGCACGCGGCGACGGCGGCCTGCGCGGAGCGGCGGAGGTTCGCGTCGTCGAAGTTGACCAGGCGGTTGGCGGTCGCCCGCACCTCGCGGCGCTGGCGCAGCTCCTCCCAGCTGGCGACGGTGGAGGTCGCGCCCATCAGGGTGAGCATCGCGCTGATGCTCTCGCCGTCGCGGACGACCACGCGGTGCACGCCGCGCACCTCGCGCGACTTGGCCTGGACGCCGAGACGGCCCGCCGCTCCGACGATCGCCATCGCCGCCTCGTTGCCGGGGCAGATCACCTCGAGGGCGGCCGAGCGGCCGGGGTCGGTGAGCGAGCCCTGCGCGAGGAAGGCGCCGCGCCAGACGGCGGCGAGCTCTTCGCGGGTGCCGGTGGTCAGCCGGTTCGGCAGGCCGCGGACGGGACGGCCGCGCTGATCGAGCAGACCGGTCTGGCGGGCGAGGGTGTCGCCGCCCTCGACGACCCGGACGAGCCAGCTGGTCGTGCGGCGCGAGCCGCCGGCCGACACGATGCTGCCCTCGCTGCGGACGCCGTAGAGCTCGGCGAGGTCGCGGCGGACGCGGGTGGCCAGGGGGGCGGAGTCGAGCTCGACCTCGACCGCGAGGCGGTTCGAGATGATGTGCAGTCCTCCGGAGAAGCGGAGGATGGTCGCCAGTTCAGCGGCACGGACGGTGTTCTTGCGCGAGACGATCGCGACCAGTTCGCCCTTGACATCTGCAGTGAGGGCCACGGAGTCTTCTTTCCTTACGTCGGGTGCGCGGCGGAGCGCGCGGGGATCATTCTCGGCCGAGGTCGCGGTGCGCCACGTTGACGGCGACACCCGGCAGCTCGGCCAGTCGGGCCGCGACGCGGCCGGCGACGGCGACCGAGCGGTGCTTGCCGCCGGTGCAGCCGATGGCGATGGTCGCGTGGCGCTTGTTCTCGCGCTGGTAGCCGTCGAGCACCGGCCGGAGGGCGCGCGAGTAGGAGTCGATGAACTCCTCCGCGCCCTGCTGGGCCAGCACGTAGTCTCTCACCTCTTCGTCGAGACCGGTGTGCGGGCGGAGCTCCGGAATCCAGTACGGGTTGGGCAGGAAGCGCGCATCCGCGACCATGTCGGCGTCGGTCGGAAGGCCGTACTTGAAGCCGAAGCTCATCACGGTGATCTGCAGCCCCGCGCGGCCGGCTTCGGCGAACCGCGTGGTGATCGTGGTCGCGAGCTGATGCGGATTGAGGTCGGAGGTGTCGATCACGATGTCGGCCGACTCGCGCAGCTGCGCCAGGCGGGTCCGCTCGGCGGAGATGCCGTCGAGGAGCGTGCCGCGCCCCTGCAGCGGGTGCGGGCGGCGGACCTGCTCGAAGCGGCGGACGAGAGCGGCGTCGGCGGCCTCGAGGAAGACGACGCGCAGATCGACGCCGACGCGCAGCTGGCGCACGATCTCGCCGAGGTCGGCGAAGAAGTCCCGCCCGCGGACGTCGACGACGGCCGCGACCTTGGGCACGGTGTCACCCGCGCGCTGGGCGAGGTCCACCAGCGGGCGCAGCATCTGCGGCGGGAGGTTGTCGACCACGTACCAGCCGAGGTCCTCCAGCGCGTTGGCGGCGGTGGATCGTCCGGCTCCGGACATCCCGGTGACGATCAGCACGTTCTGCTGCTCGCTCTCGGTGCTCATGGGGTCTCCGTGCTCGTGTGGGGTGGTCGCGGACCCTCCTTCGGGGAGGCTGGCCTCCAGCCTAGGGTGTGGCCCTGAGCGGAGCACCCGGCGGAGGGGGGATCTCGATGCGCCCGCTGCGCGGGCTGCTCGATCAGCATGAACGGGGTCCGTTCTCGTCAGGCGAGCGCCCCGAGCCGCTTCATGCTGGTCGAGTAGGCCCGCAGGGCCGTATCGAGACCCACCCACGCCTGGACCGCGGTACTTCAGGGATGCAGGTGCCCGTGGATCGCGGCCGCGAGCGTCGGCCCGATGCCCTTCACCTCCGCGATCTCGGCGTCGCTGGCCTCCCGCAGCCGGGTGACCGAGCCGAAGTGCTTCAGCAGGTCGCGCACCCGCGTTCCGCCGAGCCCCGGGATCTCCGCCAGCTGCGAGGAGATGTCGCGCTTGCGCCGCTGGCGCTGGTGGGTGATCGCGAAGCGGTGCGCCTCGTCCCGGATCCGCTGGAACAGGAAGAGCGCGTCGCTGTTGCGCGGCAGGATCACCGGGAAGTCGGAGTCCGGCAGCCAGATCTCCTCCAGCCGCTTGGCGATCCCGCAGAGCGTGATCCCGGTGACGCCCGATTCGTCGAGCGCGCGCTGGGCGGCCGCGACCTGCGGCTGCCCGCCGTCGACGATGAGGAGGTTGGGCGGGTAGGAGAACTTGCGCCGCTTCGCCTCCCCCGTTTCCGGATCGATCTCGGCGGGCTCGGTCGGCTCCTTGAGGTAGGCGAGGCGCCGGGTCAGCACCTGGTGCAGCGACTCGGTGTCGTCGGTCGACTCCGCGATGCTGAACCGGCGGTACTGGTCCTTGCGCACCAGGCCGTCCTCGAAGACGACCATCGACGCGACGATGTTCGTGCCGCTGAGGTGCGAGACGTCGTAGCACTCCATCCGCAGCGGGGCCTCGGCCATGCCGAGCGCGTCGCGGATGTCCTCCAGGGCCTGCGTGCGGGCGGTGAAGTCCGCCGACCGCCGGGTCTTGTAGAGCATCAGCGAGTGCTTGGCGTTCTGCGTCGCGGTCTCGAGGAGGGCCGCCTTGTCGCCGCGCTGCGCCGCACGCAGTCGCACATTGGCACCGCGGAGGGAGCCCAGCCACTCCTCGAGCGCCTCGGAGTCGTCGGGCAGCTCGGGCACGACGACCTCGCGCGGCGGGATGTCGCCGCCCTCGTAGGCCGCCTGCAGGGCCGTGTCGACGAGCTCGGCGGTGCTCATGTCGAGCTCCTTGTCGACGACCCAGCCGCGCTCACCGCGGATCCGGCCGCCCCGCACGCGGAACTGCTGCACCGAGGCGGCCAGCTCGTCGTGCACGATCGCGTACAGGTCGACGTCGACGTTGTCCTTCAGCACGACCGCGCTCTTGGCGAGCACGGCGTCGAGCGCCGCGGCCTGGTCGCGGAGCTTGCCGGCGCGCTCGTACTGCATCGCCTCGGCGGCCTCGCGCATCTCGCGCTCGAGCTCGCCGATCATCTTGCGGTCGTGGCTGCCCATGAACGCGACGAAGCGGTCGACGATCGCGCGGTGCTCCGCGAAGGTCACCCGGTGCGAGCACGGACCGCCGCAGCGGCCGATCTGCGAGGCGAAGCAGGGCTTCCCGCTCTGCATCGCCCGCTTGTAGTTGGAGTCGTTGCAGGTCCTGATCGGGAACGCCTTGATCATCAGGTCGATCGTCTCGTGGATCGCCCAGATCTTCGGGTACGGACCGAAGTAGCGCGCCCCGCGGATCTTCGAGTTGCGCGTGACCATCACCCGCGGCGCCTCGTCCCCGAGGGTCACCGCCATGTACGGGTACGACTTGTCGTCGC comes from the Rathayibacter festucae DSM 15932 genome and includes:
- the whiA gene encoding DNA-binding protein WhiA, which produces MALTADVKGELVAIVSRKNTVRAAELATILRFSGGLHIISNRLAVEVELDSAPLATRVRRDLAELYGVRSEGSIVSAGGSRRTTSWLVRVVEGGDTLARQTGLLDQRGRPVRGLPNRLTTGTREELAAVWRGAFLAQGSLTDPGRSAALEVICPGNEAAMAIVGAAGRLGVQAKSREVRGVHRVVVRDGESISAMLTLMGATSTVASWEELRQRREVRATANRLVNFDDANLRRSAQAAVAACSRVERAMEILGEDIPEHLRYAGRLRLAHRDASLDELGHHADPPMTKDAVAGRIRRLLAMADKRATDLDIPGTDANLPAELQDL
- the rapZ gene encoding RNase adapter RapZ, whose product is MSTESEQQNVLIVTGMSGAGRSTAANALEDLGWYVVDNLPPQMLRPLVDLAQRAGDTVPKVAAVVDVRGRDFFADLGEIVRQLRVGVDLRVVFLEAADAALVRRFEQVRRPHPLQGRGTLLDGISAERTRLAQLRESADIVIDTSDLNPHQLATTITTRFAEAGRAGLQITVMSFGFKYGLPTDADMVADARFLPNPYWIPELRPHTGLDEEVRDYVLAQQGAEEFIDSYSRALRPVLDGYQRENKRHATIAIGCTGGKHRSVAVAGRVAARLAELPGVAVNVAHRDLGRE
- the uvrC gene encoding excinuclease ABC subunit UvrC, which codes for MTQTVDFRPKPGEIPTLPGVYRFKDARGRVLYVGKAKNLRARLSNYFAPLPSLHERTRRMVTSASGVEWTVVGTDVEALQLEFTWINEFDPPFNVKFRDDKSYPYMAVTLGDEAPRVMVTRNSKIRGARYFGPYPKIWAIHETIDLMIKAFPIRTCNDSNYKRAMQSGKPCFASQIGRCGGPCSHRVTFAEHRAIVDRFVAFMGSHDRKMIGELEREMREAAEAMQYERAGKLRDQAAALDAVLAKSAVVLKDNVDVDLYAIVHDELAASVQQFRVRGGRIRGERGWVVDKELDMSTAELVDTALQAAYEGGDIPPREVVVPELPDDSEALEEWLGSLRGANVRLRAAQRGDKAALLETATQNAKHSLMLYKTRRSADFTARTQALEDIRDALGMAEAPLRMECYDVSHLSGTNIVASMVVFEDGLVRKDQYRRFSIAESTDDTESLHQVLTRRLAYLKEPTEPAEIDPETGEAKRRKFSYPPNLLIVDGGQPQVAAAQRALDESGVTGITLCGIAKRLEEIWLPDSDFPVILPRNSDALFLFQRIRDEAHRFAITHQRQRRKRDISSQLAEIPGLGGTRVRDLLKHFGSVTRLREASDAEIAEVKGIGPTLAAAIHGHLHP